agtaCTAAATGATGCATTTACAAGATGATAACTATTAGACAGCTGACTGTATATATAAATCTTACACATTAGAGATTGTTTGCATTAAAGATTACTCTAATGACACGAATTCATGTTGTTATAGTTATGACGATAGTATAATTTGTGTTGAATTTGTCTCGAATTTGTATGTTAGATTAGACGTGGACGATACTATTACTGGCAAGCATCAGACTTGAATTTCTCTGTAAGGATTTATTTTTATGGCATAGTATCGTCAGTGCTTTTTATAGACCATTTACATTAGCAACCACCAATTAAAATGGCTTGAATGTTACAAATCATAATTATATGAAACCCTCAAATCAATTGCTTAAGATTGATGGGGTCAAATATAAAATCTGCATAACAAGAGGAATAAATATAAACAAACATTGTTCTTGTCTTGCATTTCCCTTTTCTAAATTATCATCCTAGAGTAGAGTAGAGACTTTGCCATGGAAGCTTATCTACAGTTTCCTTCCATGCCAAAATCAAACACAACACAACCAACACCCATATCTACATCATTTGTGTGTGCATTTGCTGCTATTATTTTGTTCATTTCAAACACCAGGTACGTCTTTCATGCCTATTTACATAATTAACATACTTCACCTTCTCAACTACTCCGGCCGGAAGCTCACTAGTTGAGGGAGGAAAGTTGATTGAAGCTTCTTTATGTCATTAGCTGTCACTTTGCACGACTCCAGGGTCAACGACTTCAAATTCTTCAGCGGCTTCAGATGCTGCAACCCTGCACTTGTTATGCGAGAATTTGACACGTTCAACGACACCAATCCCGTCAAGCCTGCATATGCATGTGCCACACTGATTATATGTATTGCATAAAAACTGTAAGCTTGTACAAGTATATCAGAAACTAGTAGACAGctgactatatatataaatcttaCACATTGAACAACCTAATTGAGCCCTTCAAAAAACGGTTCAATGTGTAAATTTACAAGGGATCAAGAGCTCAATATGTCAAAATAGAAATAGAAAGATCTTTAGTCATAAAAGGTTAAACCTTGTATATGTAgaccatgtttcttggaatatCAACCATGTGAACGGGGCGAATGAGTTGTGAATATACAGGCAGATGAAGCAATGGGATTTATTTAAACCTACGAGCTTTAGATATTTTACCAGATATCAATTCCAACGATTTGTCAGTTAGATTGCAGTTCTGTGACAAATTGAGTAGGGACAGGGATGACAGATCTTTAATGTTCCTTATGCCAGCATCGGTCAATCCTCCACCACATATTTCCAAAGACTGCAGCTTCTTAAAATCTACTCaagaacaaattaaaaaaaaaaaaacaattagtaTTAAAATAGGAGGGAGACATGATTCTTTTATTAAAAGAAAGCACTGATCCAACTAAAAAACTATTAAAGCTAAACATGATCCTAGCAGTGTCACAAATGAAGCATTTAAACAAGATTTTGTATCATTAACAAGGCTTATTAtcaataatatattaatatcttTATCAGAACTTCCATAAGAAAAAGTTAATATAACATACTCCGCAAATAGTTAGTTCCAGAATCTGTAATACGAGCCCCAAATAGATCAAGATGGGTCAATCCAGTCAAACCTGCAAAGCAACACAGCAAGCTGAATGCATTTAGTAATCAGAATAGTAAAGAATATTCTAGTACTAAACAGTTAATTCAAAAATgattaatcggtaacaacaacaacaacaacaaagccttagtcccgaaatgattcgggatcggctaacatgaaccatcgtataaaaccgtgaaatcaagtcgtgtcagcgacacaaattcgctccctccactccgtcctatccactaccatattttcctcaattcccagtaaactcatatcactctcgatcaccctcctccaagtttgcttaggtcttcccctacccctcaccactacatccccttgccactcttcggttctcctaaccggcgcatcaagcgctctacgtctcacagggccaaaccaccttagtcagTTTTCTCTCATTAATCGGTAACATCAAATAAAATTCAAGTAGCTCCTCAACTCTCAGGAgttaaaaacaaaaactgtGCACAAATAGAATATTCATTTAAAATTCGGGGGGCAGGGAGCTCCAGAGGCTAGAACCATTCAATCAATACATTTCCTCAAAATTGATTACTTCTCGTCTTTAAGCCAATAAATTGGCCTTCTCAAGTCGACAACGTCATACTAAGAGAATAATCCAACATAATACAAATTGATATGGATGCGAAGGGTGCATATAATTATTCTCCCTATCGAAAGTGTTGTCACCAAGGTCAATGCTCTCCAACTCCATAAAACCACCTTTTTAACAGAGGTAGATCCACTTCATTTATTACATATGGAACTGCAACGACTCCACTCCAGTAAAGCAACCACCTCTGTCGATGCCAATATCAGACACGGACATTTAAAAGAATTGTGAAACATGAGTGATTAATTCAGTTGAGAGATTTTTTCACCAACAGCATAATAATGAGCCTCTGAAGAATTGCAGCTGATACCCATCAGCaaccaattatttaatttacaTTTTGCAAAAAGATATGCATAGATTTTGTGCAGATTTGAGAACTGTTATAAGCCCACACTAGatttgtttaccacagaagcaAAAGGGAGAAGAAAGGTCGCATCGCAACAGAAAAACGTGTTGCCCGAATATTAATATCTTAAACATACGCCAAAAAACCCTCTTGAATTGGGAGAAATAAAAACGAAAGCTAGAAGAAACTATAAATGAATCAATCATGCCAGGAAATAAAAAATCTATAGGTACCATCTCCACACTACACTTACTTGTTAAGGCTGCAAGTCCACTATCTGTAATTTGGCGAGCATCCAAATTAAGTGATTTCAGAGATGACAATCCAGATAATTTTCTTACGCCACCATCCGTAATCATTGTGAAGGACAAATTTATACTCTCCAAATTggtcaaacctaaaaagaacaaACCACTAATGATCATGTTGGATGTACAGGGTCTATAAACCACAAGTTCATAACAGGAAACAAGGAGAGGTAATATGATAAGAGCTGTTTGATTATCTTCTTTACTTGCTTTTGTTTTCTGAGCCAGCATATGATGTGAATAAATAATTGATGCCAAATATCTAATTTTCTAGTTATTTTTTCAATTGTTGCATAAGTAAGATAGATACCATATAACAGTTTTTGGACAGCAGCACTGGAAAGATGAATAAACAATATTTAGAAAAGCTAACTAGAATTTAAAGGTAGATGGAGTATTATAtctgtcagatattaatatgaagtggacctttaactatcagcttaagcttttagttcaaatggttCCACAGACAATATCTAATATAAAATATCTATTCAAATGCTTACTGTAATATATCAACAATCTTCATATGACCTACATGACCTATGTTTCGAAGGCCGAGGGTtgataaaagtaagtttcataGCATTTATACATAACTAGAGCAACCTCTTGGAATATTTTAAAAAGTGAGTTAAAAACAATATTTAGGCAGGAAATCTACTATACCTTAATAAGCCAAAGAAATGTGATTTCTATGTAGTCTCAGCATGATATCATTTTCATCCATAATTATTTTGACAGAAAAAATATTTAAGTGGGAAACctactaaattaaattaataagcCAAAGAAATGCCATTTCTATGTATTTCAAACACTGATAACAATAATTTATCTCATCCAttgtctaaaaaaattatattttttatttattggtaAACAGAAAGAAGATAATTAAGATATTTTTTAGGGCAAAAAGTCAATAATTTAATATCCTTTATCATAACAAATAGGTGCAATCAACTTTAATTTACTACCATGTAACTATATGGGAGAAAAGAAGCATCTTGTCCAACTAAGTTTCTAAGAAATGCATTGGGAATTGAGATGACTGTGTATAATGTGCCACATAGAAACTATTATTCAAAATAAAGTGGCTGAACAAAACCAATAACTTTAAAACTCTATAGAAACCATTTTTAGAGGGACTGTCTAACATCAACAAGAAAGCTACAGAAATTCAAGAACTGGTTTATATGGAAAGAACTAAATCTGTACCCCCAATCAGTAAAggcaaaaataacatatatttgAACTGATTATAAATATCATTTGTAAGTAGGAAGCAGATTTCTAACCAGATATGTGGCGGAGTCCACTACTTCCAACTTCAGTATCTGACAACACTAAACATTTCAAACGTCGAAGGCCTAAGGAAAGAAACAATATTGCGATGTTAGCACTGTTGTTGACAGAAGGAGAAAGGGaaaaaaacacacaaatcaTCATGTACACCACAAGTAACATCAATTCCATACTGAAAACACAAAGCACAAGAGTTGCATATATAAGATTGGCCTAGTGGATGCAAAATCTTGGAGAATGCATCGACACAGCTTTTTCCAAACCTGCCTCCATCTTAAGTATTTTCTTCATCAATTTGTTCCCTCACAACAGTTCTAATCTAATGCATCTTACAGGCATCACATCATAAGAACTTGCATTCTTACCCTGGAATCTAGACAACAACATTTTTTTAACCCTATCTTTGGCCCTTAAAAACTTGGAATCATGACTCccaattttttttcttgaaaGCCTATTGTTTGCAATGGAAgaaattaaaacatttaaagcACAAAGACAGAATCAAGTCTGCTTTGCTTCATCATTTATCTCAACCTAAAACTTCATAGGTCAAATAGAACAGAATAGCAATTTTGTCTACATGTGAATTCAACTGTAAACCCACCCATCCTCATACAAGAAAAGCATAAAACAACAATATGCTTGACTTTTGTGTCGTGTGAACACAGTTCAGACATACAATGTTTTGATGTTTAATCTGTGCAGCAGTGCACGACCTTTGTATGACATACACCTTTTAACGACaagaaattaaaaatgaaaaaaacaaattaagtaAGAACATTTGGAAAAGTTCAGAGGCAACACAAAAACTGACCTGTCAAATTAGCCAATCCTTCATCGTCAATTCTACATGAATCCAAGTTCAAGCTCTCCAAATTGGTCAAACCTGCtcaaaatagataaataaaaaataagtcgttcgtagaaaatatttatttgtcaACAATTTAGTACACAAACCAATTTTGAGTTTCCAAATCATCAAAcattgaattataattatttcataCAAGTTAAACATGCTTGAAAAACTTAACATAGCAAATTAGACATTCTGTTATGCACTTGCTATTATTCAGAAGCACAACAATAAAACAACCGAGTATATTCCAAAGCCTCCAATAACGATATAGCACCAACATTTTTTCAAGCACATGAAATTCAAGGGAATAGATTAGAGGCATAGCTTACccacagaaaaaaaaaagaaatggaaaGAAGAAATTCAGAGCCTTATAAGGAAAGAGGATTATGCTTTTAAATTAAGGCTGCTCCTATTTTTGAAGGAACAAACAAGGAACTCTCAAATTCCACCATGGTAAATCAATCACTTCTTTTTAGGCATAATAATTTTGGAAGTAattgtcagcttttcctctaaaTGATCTCCCCAACACTTTGGGCATCTCTCAACAATGTCATTGATTGGACACCTAGAAATGTTATCTAAAATAAATGGGAAATTAGAAAGAATTATGACCTACAGACTGGACAAGAAATGAAGTAAGAGTAACAGAGATGCTACCTTTCAGGTGCACCAAACATGCATCTGATATGTCATTGAAACCCAGATTTAAGACCTTTAGCTTTCCAAGCTCTATGGAAGACAAGAAAGCACAAAATAGTTACATGTCTAGAGTGTCGGCAAGCATGAAACACTACTTCAACACACTACAAGATATAAGCAAATTATGCGACTTATACTTACTAGAAAAACCCTCACATCCATCATCAGAAAGATGACATCTACTGAGATTCAGATACAGAAGAGCAGTAACAGCTGCACAAATATAGAAATCTGGTCAAACCTAACCTTCTGCAAAGTTTGAACAGATTTTGTTTACATAATCATGATGGTTTTTGCTAACTTTTAGAACCATGCCTGCAAACAGACATTCAACCCAAATGATATCATATATGTTCCCATAGATCCCATCATACTACCAATTATTGGGAAACCAAGCCTACTAAGCATAATTGTGATATCCAGAACCAAATGCAAGGTCATctttaaaattacaaataattgaaaatgataCTAACGATAAGAGGTGTTGGAACCAATTGAAATCTTAAGAAGCTAAATGGATTGCAAACCTGAGAGAGAATCCAAGCATGAAGCTGTAACTGGGCACCCCTCCAAATTCAATAGATTAAGCTTATGCAGCCCTGAAACACATAACCAGTAATCAACCccttttccttttatcgatGCAAGGaactaaaaatcaaataaaaggaGGCTTAGATGGTCCTCGGTCAAACAGCTGAAGGGCAAATATGGTAATGCACAAAACATATTATTGATCAAGGACCTCTCTTGTTCCAGCATTAAGTACCATATAAACAATAGGGCAGTGACTCCCCCAAACAATACACCTATTAAATAGCTTACATTGGATAATGTAGATTTGAAAGGCCATGAAAATATCAAGTTAAAGTGTTAAACCAAGTTTAAGACTTGTGCCAAATAAATAATTGTCGCACTTAAGAAGAAGAACATAAAACAGTTCAGTTTTATGATTATggcataaaatatatattagcatAATATACAGTAAAAacacgagagagagagagagagagagagagagagagaatagtACCTTTCAAATAAGAAATACCTAAATCTGTAACCTTGCTGCAAGAAATTTGTAATCCTTTCAAGTTTGTCAAGCCTGAAGAAAATTGAATGAGCAATTCAATGTGATACTAGAAATTTCATTAGATAACACTTGAAATTGATAGGTTCATATATTCCACAAGAATATATCTCAATGAAGATGACAAACCAACATTGTGCTTTCTTTTTTCAAACCCTATTTATGTTATTGGCATGTCTCGCATTGATCACCTCAAAAGTTGATGTATATAAGCAATAAATAATTCCAAGTCTTAAATTTGAGGAATGGTCAATTCGAGTCAAAGTGCAGCGAAATAATTCTCTTGATCTGGCTAAACCAACAACTGACCCTCTAGtgtctatgttctttttattttctgaaaCTGGGAAGAAAAGGCATATTACCTGAGAGATGCTTTATATCAGCATCTGTTACGCAGTTGCACCACTTGATATTAAGAGACTCCAACTTTGATAGACCTACAAGAAAAAGAGATGTGGTAAAGCTTAGTCAAGGAATAAATTACTCACACGTTTCCCTTTAGGCAATATCCCAACTTTAAAGCTCCAAAACAAGCCTTCCAATTTCTTCAAATAAACTTCGGACCATATGCATACACAAGACTAACTTGATTAAATAATTCTACAGAAATACTTGCAGATGCATGGATACCCACTGCAAATGTGTCTTTTCTCCACAAACAAATGCATACAGAgatttaaaaaatgaaattccaAGACTCTAACCCAAATATCTTTCAACATATCAACAGACAGCATAAttataaaattctaaaaataatcaCTGTGATCCGCACCAATAGGCACATAATGCCCGTGTTTATCTGCATTTTGAGAGCCTTTCTGCATTTTAGGCAAGAAAACACAGTTCTACTGCTGCTTTGTGGAGAATGAAACCAGTGGACCAATGAAATTTTATACGTCACTTGATAAAAACATAGAAATGAACGCATTTAGCAATCTTTGTTCCATCCCAGTTAAATGTGATCTATATATTTGGCAAGCAAGTCATTCCCCATGAACAAGGAAccaaaatacaataaaattacATTGGAAAGGATCCAAGTGTACTGATTAGAGCTTTTTAAAGGTGAAAAATACCTTTAAGATGGACAAGTCCGCCACCAATGCCAGGACATCTCTCTAGATCCAATTTTACCAAGTTGACTAAACTTGTGAAGGCACTCATTCCTTGTGACGTGATAGAATTGTTTCTTCTAAAACTTAAACTTGACAAGTGTGAGAGGCCTGTATTATTTGCAAAAGCAATATTACAAAAATTAATCCCAAGCATTGCTGCATGCTCATTGCAATAGAAAGAAAAGAGGGGAAATAAGTAGAAAGGTAAGAACAGTTCAGCGGAGACAAGAAAACTAGTTGCATGAAAAAGAGTTGGGATAGTATCTCAGTTAGGAGAACTTATCATCTCCTCAATAGAGAAGCAACTATCTAATTAGCATAAATGGAAGAGTTGGTAATGCTCAAAATTCATTTAAATAAAGATTTGAAAGAGAGCAGACTCTCTGCTTCTCAAGTCCCACGTCAGTGAACACATGTATCAGATAAGATATAAACAGCTTTCCAATTCTCCTGAAGCCAATCAGATACAAGAGAATCAACCAGATAACTCATTTTCATTTAAGGAAATTAAGCTAATTAATTTAGCATCTTTCAAATTTAATTAGTTTAAAGGGCCAAATGCATCACCAAGCCACACTATGTTTGGGAACTCAACTAATCCATAATATCAACCTATTGCAATCAGCAATAAGTCCTTTTTCGACATATAACTCTCTTTTGGATACGAAACTTCATTAACCCTGGAACATCACTGAGCATGGAAGAAGACTTATCAAGCAAGCACAACCAGATTTCATTTCAATGATTCATACTTTTAGACCTCCCGAAACTTCATTTCTTAATCCTTGATAATGAAAAACACAAACTGAGATCACAGTCCTATCTGAGTGGTATAATTTTCCTATATTAACAGAATGCAGAATCTACTAATGCATAGAGTAGTCTTGCTGAATGGAGAGTGGAAAGAAAATTGAGCAAGCAATACAAAATTAATTTGCATGAGAATTGAAACCAACGGACATGTTCAGTGCACCCAAAAATACATGTGATATACCAAGAGTACTACacacaaaataaaattttaatgtcAA
The window above is part of the Euphorbia lathyris chromosome 3, ddEupLath1.1, whole genome shotgun sequence genome. Proteins encoded here:
- the LOC136222085 gene encoding uncharacterized protein isoform X2, yielding MGGACSRKRDQLDNEDNLQRGISGRYSKSASSKWLATSFSRPAYELQRGNQRCPTLMELCIKKISEDLDKYSSFSMLPRDITQQIFNELVSSQRLTDASLEAFRDCALQDLHLGECPGVNNSWMDVISSQGISLLSVDLSGSDVTDSGLTQLNDCTNLQALNFNYCDQISDVGLNHIRGLSHLSSLSFRRNNSITSQGMSAFTSLVNLVKLDLERCPGIGGGLVHLKGLSKLESLNIKWCNCVTDADIKHLSGLTNLKGLQISCSKVTDLGISYLKGLHKLNLLNLEGCPVTASCLDSLSGLTNLESLNLDSCRIDDEGLANLTGLRRLKCLVLSDTEVGSSGLRHISGLTNLESINLSFTMITDGGVRKLSGLSSLKSLNLDARQITDSGLAALTSLTGLTHLDLFGARITDSGTNYLRNFKKLQSLEICGGGLTDAGIRNIKDLSSLSLLNLSQNCNLTDKSLELISGLTGLVSLNVSNSRITSAGLQHLKPLKNLKSLTLESCKVTANDIKKLQSTFLPQLVSFRPE
- the LOC136222085 gene encoding F-box/LRR-repeat protein 4 isoform X1, whose amino-acid sequence is MGGACSRKRDQLDNEDNLQRGISGRYSKSASSKWLATSFSRPAYELQRGNQRCPTLMELCIKKISEDLDKYSSFSMLPRDITQQIFNELVSSQRLTDASLEAFRDCALQDLHLGECPGVNNSWMDVISSQGISLLSVDLSGSDVTDSGLTQLNDCTNLQALNFNYCDQISDVGLNHIRGLSHLSSLSFRRNNSITSQGMSAFTSLVNLVKLDLERCPGIGGGLVHLKGLSKLESLNIKWCNCVTDADIKHLSGLTNLKGLQISCSKVTDLGISYLKGLHKLNLLNLEGCPVTASCLDSLSAVTALLYLNLSRCHLSDDGCEGFSKLGKLKVLNLGFNDISDACLVHLKGLTNLESLNLDSCRIDDEGLANLTGLRRLKCLVLSDTEVGSSGLRHISGLTNLESINLSFTMITDGGVRKLSGLSSLKSLNLDARQITDSGLAALTSLTGLTHLDLFGARITDSGTNYLRNFKKLQSLEICGGGLTDAGIRNIKDLSSLSLLNLSQNCNLTDKSLELISGLTGLVSLNVSNSRITSAGLQHLKPLKNLKSLTLESCKVTANDIKKLQSTFLPQLVSFRPE